The sequence AGTCTCAATGGCGCAAAGCCTACCCCACTGGGTTGGATGCAGGTCCCTAGCCTCAAAGTGTGGCTGTGTCCTGCTTAGGTTAGATACGACCCTCCTTAGGTGACTCAACGTGGATAGTATATTAGTCCTATCCAGCATTTGGGAAACCCCCGTCCTACCCCCTATCCAGTTGCCCGTGGCTAATGCGTGCCTTATCCTCTCCGTTATTATGTCCGCCCTAACCAATGTAACAAGGCTTGGAATCTTGCCCCTAGAGTAATGCCTCTCAAGTTGTTGCCTTACATCCTGCATTACCTGCCTGAAGACCGTCCTGAACAACTGGGCTATTAAATCGCCGACCAACCTAACCCTCTTGTTGCCTACGTGGTCCTTATCATCCGGCTGCCTACGCCCAAGGTACATCTCAATGACTCCCTTAACCATTTGCCCAATCATCAACGCCTTCTTCACCCTAACCTCCTCAGTAGTGCCTAGGTGCGGCAAGAAGTACCTATCGAGCACTTGCCTAGCTCTTTCAATCCTGACATCCCTGGGCTGTCCAATGGCCACCTTACTACCTATGAAGTCCAATGCATCATCAACCGTGTTGGCGAGCTGCATAGAAAACTGAAGTGATGGCAATAACTCATTTTGAATATCAGGGTCGTCACTCACAGCAAGCACTATATCCTCATCCGTCTCGAGACCAAGCGCCCTCATTACTATAGGGAACGGTATCCTAGTGGCTATTGCTGGGAATATCACGTATATAATGCCGTCCTTATGTCTCTCAACCGTGACCGTGGTCTTATAACCAGCGCCAATCGATATTACCTTGGCCACATGCGTAATACTGGCTTTATCACCCTTATCATAGAATGGTTTGTCCGGTGCCAAATCCTCCTGGGAAACAATAACCCTCTCACTACCGTTAATAATGAAGTAGCCGCCTGGATCGTCAGGATCCTCAAGCTTACTGATTAATTCCTGCCGTTTAAGTCCATGTAAGTTGCAATACTTTGATCTAACCATTATCGGTAAATCACCGATATACACCTTCTGTCTGTCAACCTCTTCATCGTTTACGTATAACGACATTGTTAAGTAAAGCGGCGCCGCGTAGGTCAAATTCCTCAGCCTTGCCTCCATTGGGTATAGAACGTGCTCACTGGCGTCGGCTTCCCTTACCCTTGGCCTACCCACCTCAATCCTCTCAAGCTTTATGTAGAGCCCCTTTACCTCAGTTTCAATTATACTATTCTCACTGACAATTTCCTGTAATTTCTTCTCCACAAAGTCATTGAATGAATCAAGCTGGTGCTTAACAAGACCGCCCTCCCTGATGAATGCATCAACCAGGGCCCACCTTTCATCAGTTGATGGAAAAACACCACGTAACCTCCTGGATCTTAGTACTGGTATTGGCGCAGAGTCCAATGCCCTATTGCGCTCAGTATTAGGATTATCCACGCCCATGATCAATCACCCCATGCTTAAATGAATATTTAAACTCTTTCCAGAGTATTCCTCTAGGAAGCAAATATTCATGACCAAGCCTATACTAGTAAAAGGGGCTATTTAAATTGCTTTGTGTATTGTCAATAAGTGAGTTGAATCAATAAGGAGTATGTGCTTCATCCAGGTACTACGAACCTGTATGTGACGAACTCACCGGCCGTGTCTGACCTCCTAATTATCCTAATAACATTGCCTGGCCTGGCGCCGATTGCCCTGACCAATGGATCACTGGATCTAATCCAGGGCAGTTGGAACATCCTAGCATTCAACTGCTTAAGTATTTCCTTAACCTCCTCCTTGGGCACGATCTCGGCCCTGGGCATATACTCATGCTCAAGAACCCTCTTAAAACGTTCTTCCGACTTCCTCCTCCTACCTCCAGCACTCACAAAGTACGCGAATCACTAGGATATATAAGCCTTACAACGTACTTAGAGCCTCGACCTTTAAGGCAGGATTGTGCACCCCGAATATTATTCATGTGATCTTCCCTTTTTAGAACACATGGGCGTTTCTTTAATGGGCCTACAGGGCACGGAATTAAGGCGTATTTAATTGATGATTCCTGTATATACGGTCCATGCTCGATGTGTGATGAAGTTCACGAAAAGGGAATATTGAGGACCTTACGTACGCCAATGACTGATGAGACCGCAAGTACTAATGCATTAATATCATAAAAAGAAAACCGCCTGGTGCTCCATGAAAAGTAAACCGTTATTGCACCTAGTAAATGGCATCAAGTCATTAGTCCTTTGCCAGGGAGAACTAACGTAGAGAACTTCTATCATAAAAACAACTCCTCAGGGGTCATGTCGGTTATAAACATAGCATTAAAATATTTAATTGCGGGTTAGTAGCATATCCGTAATGAATAACCCATATGATGAAGTGATTAGGGATGTGCAGAGCCTCCTTGGGTTTCTAAGCTCAGAAATTAATAAAGATGTTACTGGGTACATAAATGAAGTCATTAGGGCGCCATCACAGTACGGTTATCTAGCAATACCAATGCACAACATAGCCAGGGAGCACGGAGATCTCAATGAAGTAATAAGCAGGATCTTGCCCAAGCTTAAATTAATTAACAAGGTGGTATTAATTAATGGTTATTTGAACATTGGCATTAACACCAGGGATTATGCAAGTATTGTACTGTCAGCAATTAATAAATTGGGTAGTAAATACGGAATAAGTGATAAATGCCCCACCGGTAGCTACATTATAGAGCACACGAGTGCTAATCCTGCAAAGCCCATGCATATTGGCCACGGTAGAAACGCTGTACTCGGTGACTCATTGGCAAGACTCCTCCGTTTTTGCGGAGCCTCCGTTAGGGTTCATTTTTACGTGAATGACTGTGGGGACCAGATGCCCTACGTGGGCATTGGGTATTATGTATCTAAGGAATTAGTGCTTAATAGGATCAATAATGGTTTGAAGCCGGATGAGGTCATGGGCATTGTATACTCGGTTACTTATGCCGTGAGCGAAATTAAGAGACTGAGCAAGCAAATTGAACAGTTGAAGAAAGAGAATAGGTTTGAGGATGCTAATAAATTGATCAATGAAAGAGATGAGTGGGTTTCGGTGATTAATAGCTTCATGGAGAGGGACAAGGAACTCACTGAAGCCTTGCTTAGGGAGTTAGGTAAGTTCGAGGATTTACCGACGATGGTTAAGCAATGGTCAAAGGCTTATGAAGATGGAGATGAGTTTGTGAGGAAGATCATTAGGGAAGCCGTGGATATCGTAC is a genomic window of Vulcanisaeta souniana JCM 11219 containing:
- a CDS encoding DNA-directed RNA polymerase subunit H — protein: MSAGGRRRKSEERFKRVLEHEYMPRAEIVPKEEVKEILKQLNARMFQLPWIRSSDPLVRAIGARPGNVIRIIRRSDTAGEFVTYRFVVPG